The genomic DNA aaaGAACTCAAGTGATTTCGATAGTCAAACCCCAACTCTCCCCACTTGTTCCAGCATGTATCCGACATAGCAGCGGTCTGTAATCCTGGTCTGACGGCAACACAGTAACTACATACACCCAATACAGCCAGGATGCGGTAAACCAAAAGATATCCAGCATTAAAATATAGTTAAACTCAGGTAACTAGTTCGAGTACTTTGAATGGGAGTCTACTCAAAAACTGTAAAAATGACTGCGACACCCACGTTCTTTCATCGTCACCATCCTCACACTCACAGCTCTAACTTCAGCAACCCAACGACACCAGCAGCACAGACAGGCAAGCTCACCATCGAACCACTCCATGCCACCATCACTGATTCAATTCTAAACCCAGCAAAACCATGCAAACCCAGCAAACCATTTCTGGGTTCTCTCGATCCGTACCTCCTCTGCTCCTCCTCCTGCTCTTATGTTCCACCACCGCATCTGGGTTCGGATTAATGGGACCCATCTCGGCCTCTTTCGGCAAAGACGGCTTCTTTTGCGCCATAGACGCCAGTGGCAAGCAGGACGTGGTTTGCTGGGGAAAGAACAGCTCTTCGTCGACGCTGTCTTCGGCGTCTTCATCGTCCTCAGCCTCCTTCGGAAATATTCCGGCGATGGCTGCTCTCTCCGGCGGTGAAGATTTTCTTTGTGGCATTTTAGCTAACACCTCGCTGGCGTATTGTTGGAGCCCCGTTTCTCCGGGTATAGATCTTGTTCCTCCCGTATTCAAGTCCGCTGCTTACTCTCATATTGCTGCTGGGAAGAGCCATGTCTGTGCTATTAGAGGGTCGTATTACTCTGATCACGAATTTGGAACAGTAGattgttgggaaatttttgAAACATCGAATAAAAGTTTCAGTTCAAAACAGAGCAATCTGTTTTCTGACCAGGCAATTGCCAATGTTGTGTTCAAAACGGTTGTTTCTGGCGAAGGGTTTAGCTGTGGGGGTGTTAGAGATGGAGGGCTGATTTGTTGGGGACCGAATTCTTCGAATTTAGGCGTTTCGGGTTCGCTACAGAATTTCACAGCTTTAGCTTCAGGGAGGGCCTCAATCTGTGGAGTTTCAGATTTTGGTGAATTGAAATGTTGGGGTGACGCTGATTTGTTGGATGGTCGTCCAAATGGAACTCAGTATGTGTCTTTGGCAGCTGGTGATCACCATTTTTGTGGGATTCGACACGACAATCATAGAGTTGAGTGTTGGGGCATGTTTAACTCCTCCTTGATTCCAAAGACTTCCGGGTTTTTGGCGATTGCCTCATCGGATTATACCACTTGTGGGATCAGGGAAGATGATTTGGTGATTGATTGTTGGGATACCAATGCAACTTCATCCCCGCCGGAGTATGATCCTCCATTGGAATTGTGCAGTCCAGGTCTTTGCACTCGTGGTTCTTGTGGCCAAGGGGAGTTTGCTTTCAATGCTAGCATACTCAATGAGGTGGATTTGACAAGCTTGTGTGTTCGAAAAGATCTCACGATTTGTTCCTCGTGCGGGTCAAATTGTTCCGAAGGATTCTTCTTGTCTAGTTCATGTAGTGAACATGCTGATCGAGTGTGCACAGCTTGCTCTCTTTGCCAAAACAGCTCttgttggaatgtttgtggGCTTCAAACTCCTCCAGAAATGAGGAAGAAGCTTTGGAATCATGTGCGTAGGTTGGTGATCATATTCGGGTCTTCTGCTTTGGGGTTTTTGTTGATATTAACTTGTTGGTGCCTTCTTCCCCATTTAACAACTTCTCGAAAAAAAGAAGGGACAAAAAAGCAGTTTAAATCTTGCATTGGGAAAGCAGAGTTGGAAGCTGACAATAATAAGGATTCAAATCCTCCTCTATCTGTGGTTCCCTGTCCTGGGATGGCTCAAGTGTTCCGGCTCTCAGAACTAAGAGACGCCACCAACGGATTCAAGGAGTTTAATGAGCTTGGCAGGGGAAATTATGGCTTTGTTTACAAAGCTGTGCTAGCAGATGAACAGCAAGTTGCAGTCAAGAGAGCAAATGCTGCTACTATAATTCACACAAATAGTCGGGACTTTGAAATGGAATTAGAGGTCCTTTGCAAAATCCGCCACTGTAACATTGTGAACTTGTTGGGTTACTGCTCGGAGATGGGAGAAAGGTTGCTTGTGTACGAGTATATGGCCCATGGGACGCTTTATGACCATCTCCATGGTGGCCTTTCTTCCCCGAATTGGAGCCTCCGGTTGAAAATTTCAATGCAGGCGGCTAAGGGGCTTGAGCACCTTCACAAGGAATCCGTGCCTCCCATTGTTCATCGCAATGTCAAGACCTCAAACATTCTTTTAGACGCTGAATGGAATGCGCGAATTGCAGATTTCGGACTCCTTACATCTAATGACAAGGATGTCAACGGAGATTTAGCCAGCGATGTTTACAACTTTGGAATAGTACTGCTGGAGATCCTCAGTGGAAGGAAAGCTTATGACAGAGATTACACTCTGCCAAGTATAGTCGAATGGGCACTGCCTCTAATCAAACAGAACAAGGCAGCTGCCATAATCGATCGTTATATAGCTCTTCCGAGAAATGTTGAGCCTTTGCTTAAGCTTGCTGATATAGCAGGACTGGCTGTAAAGGAAAATCCAATCGAGCGTCCTACAATGTCGGATATTGCATCTTGGTTGGAGCACATTGTGAAAGATGGTTTGACCTTGTAATTTCTGAACCAGGTCGCCGGCAATTCATCAAAGATCAATTGAGCAAAGATTGTTACACTTGTTTCAGTAAGTACTGCTCTAATCTTCCTCAATTGTACATCTATTTATGAGCTGCTTGTAAATGACGTGATTAATCTTCTTTCTTCGTTTCTGATTATTTCCCTTAATCCACACAAAGTGAAGGGAAGACTACTTTTGTACTATCAGTTTTCCACATGAAACTTGACTTAATAATTTGCCTTCTCAAGTAAAACATTGGAGAGCCATAAGGACCCCATTTCCCATCGTTGCGTTTTGTATCAACATCTCCCATTTCTTTTGTGTATTTTATCAAGACGATAACAATGTTCTGATTTAAATTTGTTAACTATCGTCATCATTGTACTTCGATGTTTTCGTTCATATTATTCATTGATTGCACAATATGTAGTAATTAAACCAGATGTAGTTACTAAAATCAAGCAATGTCAGCTCCATAGGTTCTACTTATGATACACTTGCACAAAAGATTTCTCTGATTTGAGGAGTATTGAGTCATTCACTGCATTATCTATTATCTCTTTCAACCGCAATATTTCGATCATCTGATATCTGCACAAAAGTTTTTACCAGGATACCTTGTGGCTTGTGCAACTCAGAAATGTGAAAACTACAGCATCTTCTGAACTGAAGCACTCATACGACGATGGGTTTCAGAAGAGAAAAACAACCTTATCTTTGTGATGCACAAAAGAATGAAAGATCTCAGAAACCTTATGGGAAAAGATTTGCAAACTCATCTGTCACTTTTGCATTGCAGCTTCTCTCAAAGCACCGTAGCAGTGGCCGTGCAAACCATAACCAAGTTGAAGACAAAAAAATAGAAGAGGTAATTGGCCTTCCAGATGGATAGTGCTTTGTTGACAAGATAAGCTTGTTTTGTGCAATTTGCCAACTCAAAAGCTTGGCATTTGACTTGATTGGTTCCTGAGCTGAGGAAATAGTGGGGAAAAAGGACACCTCCACTACTAGTTAAGTAGTGCTTCACAGTTCTCACTTATCATACTCTAAAAGGGCATGTTCTAGTGACTTGAGGCTCTATCTTGGCTTCGGAATTGGGGGGCCATCAAGGGGTAATGCTAgatagaccaaatttttaaatcaaatttgtaaatcaaataacgtgtcaccaataagaaataagcacgttaatcaacacttaaataatactccacattatttggtttataaaatttggtctacctagcattacccaGTAATGTGGACGTATATCTACCTTCCTAGTATATCTACATATGGTGCCCCAACGCAAATATACTAAGCAGGACCACATCCTaactctaggtagtgatcacccaaggcggatataccaagcatgatcacttctagaatgcgtatggtctcccaacgcggatataccaagcagaaccatatgCATAGTTTAATAACGTAAGCAATGATCACCCAACGcgaatataccaagcatgatcacccctaacaGTCTCCCAATGTGGATATACCAAGTAGGACTGTTTCCTATATaactctaggtagtgatcacccaacGTAGATATACCAACCATGATCACTCTTataatgcgtatggtcccccaatgcggatataccaagcaaaaCCATAACATAATCTCATTGTAcaggtagtgatcacccaacgcggatataccaagcaggaccatccatgtaccactacTACATGGTGCAATAAATTCAACTCACAACCTACTCACAACTCAACCCTTATGAGTTACAACGTAGTCACCTACACCATCAACTTCTCATGGCCACCAACTAATATGTCACACAAGCATATAAGTTCTACCGAATACATCTAATAGGATTCTAGGATCACGTTGTCATAACATTTATCATACTTATCATTCACATTATTAAGAAGATAACTAAAcacatgtgtatatatatatatatatatatatatatatatatatcacaatatAATGTCCTATACACGTAAACCAATGTATAAATCATTTGGGATAACCACTAACCCATATAGGCCCACCAAGCCTTACATAGACTTTAGAAATAtacattttaatatttaagatcaTTTCGTAGcctattgaccaaaagtcaagtCTCTGTCAAGGGTGGGGTCCACAACCTTATACAAATCAATCTGGAACATCCACCCATGGATTTCCGATCCGTAACATCCCAAGGTTCTTATTAGTCTTCTAGAATAATATTCTAAATTTTCAGAATGATTTAACGGTCGAATCTCCTCCATTTGCTAGAATTAGGTTACTATCAACGTTtggttttacaaacttagaaattcaatttgggaagatccgtacgtcggattcccAATCCATTAGGTCCTATTGTCCTCAAATACTATGTACTATAACGTATTAAGGTTTAGTGACTATCCAATGGTCGAATCGTCTAATCATAAAATGGTCAGATGGCCTAATATTCCATACTAGGTTCAAACTATCAAACTACGttaaatggttatcaaatttGAAATTAGAACATcgaatttaacttaaaaagacAGCGTCGACCCATTAGCCACGTGCCGTTTAGGGTGGCAGTTTCCGGCGAACGGAAACCCAATTTTCCgactaactctaaaaattaccaaattttacagaagTATAGAACAAGTCAAGGAGAACAATTTTCATACTTGGGCCGAGGCCTAGTTTGGCCGGGAAGTCACCTGATTCGCTTTGATCCGTCGAGAATCCTAAAATGGGTGAACTTCGATTCAACATCAAAACGACCTCCAATGCCCTGATCTTGGCTTGGGTTTTGTTCCTGGTCTCAAGAAGGCTTAAATGATGGTGGTGCCCTCAGAAATAGCGGCTTGCCGTTGTGGGTGCCCTCAAAGTCGTCAGCTTCAATACTTGCCAAATTGAGGCCAAGGA from Pyrus communis chromosome 17, drPyrComm1.1, whole genome shotgun sequence includes the following:
- the LOC137722323 gene encoding serine/threonine-protein kinase-like protein CCR1, which gives rise to MQTQQTISGFSRSVPPLLLLLLLCSTTASGFGLMGPISASFGKDGFFCAIDASGKQDVVCWGKNSSSSTLSSASSSSSASFGNIPAMAALSGGEDFLCGILANTSLAYCWSPVSPGIDLVPPVFKSAAYSHIAAGKSHVCAIRGSYYSDHEFGTVDCWEIFETSNKSFSSKQSNLFSDQAIANVVFKTVVSGEGFSCGGVRDGGLICWGPNSSNLGVSGSLQNFTALASGRASICGVSDFGELKCWGDADLLDGRPNGTQYVSLAAGDHHFCGIRHDNHRVECWGMFNSSLIPKTSGFLAIASSDYTTCGIREDDLVIDCWDTNATSSPPEYDPPLELCSPGLCTRGSCGQGEFAFNASILNEVDLTSLCVRKDLTICSSCGSNCSEGFFLSSSCSEHADRVCTACSLCQNSSCWNVCGLQTPPEMRKKLWNHVRRLVIIFGSSALGFLLILTCWCLLPHLTTSRKKEGTKKQFKSCIGKAELEADNNKDSNPPLSVVPCPGMAQVFRLSELRDATNGFKEFNELGRGNYGFVYKAVLADEQQVAVKRANAATIIHTNSRDFEMELEVLCKIRHCNIVNLLGYCSEMGERLLVYEYMAHGTLYDHLHGGLSSPNWSLRLKISMQAAKGLEHLHKESVPPIVHRNVKTSNILLDAEWNARIADFGLLTSNDKDVNGDLASDVYNFGIVLLEILSGRKAYDRDYTLPSIVEWALPLIKQNKAAAIIDRYIALPRNVEPLLKLADIAGLAVKENPIERPTMSDIASWLEHIVKDGLTL